TTTCATTCACCAAGATCCTTTTGATTTGAATTTCCTCACCTAGTTTTCTTTCTATATCTTTCTTTTTAGTTGTGAGGATATTGTACACGCCTCCTCCAACCGTACCGCAACCAAGAAGACCTACTTTAATCATTGTAACTCCCTCCCTTTTCATTGACAATAACTAACCCCGGATGTTGATAGTTGAAAAAGTTATGAAATATTTTCTTGAGTTATGAAATTGAATGTTCAAAAGGTTTTTAATCAAAAGAATTCTATAACAACTTGGTTTTCAACAATTTTATCAACGTACTTTTCAACCTTTAATGTTTAAAAGTACTTTTTCACTAAATTTGTCGATATCTTAGTCGATAACAAAGTTGATAATCAAAGATATCAACATAACATTCGATAAAATCATTAAAAATTTTTTTTGAACATCTTAGTTGATAACGACGTTCAAAATTTTTGCCACTTTTGAACCTAAACAAACTCTCATTAAAAAAGAAAAATAGAACTTTTGAACTATCAACATTACTCTATCTTCACTACTATCACATAATTAAATATAAAAACAAATTTATAAAAATTCAAATTGTCTAACTTCAGATAAAGTTGGCATAGCATTCGCAGCACCTTGTTTCGTAGCAACAACAGCTGCACACTTATTAGCAAAATTCGCATAGTCGACAAGTTCTTCTACAGAAATACTGTAAAAATCCTCCTTAGATAAATCCCTTAACTTATACAAAATGCCTGCCATGAAAGAATCTCCACAACCTACAGTTTCAACAACTTTTACTTTATAACCCGGAACTCTTTCAATAATACCATCTTTATAAACCAAAGAACCTTCACTTCCTAAAGTCACAAACAAAATAGAACCTTCTTTGATGGAAAGTGTTCTAATAGCTTCTTCAACATCTTTTTTTTCAGTTATATAAAATAGATCATCATCGCTCATCTTCAATATATCAACTTTTTTAATTATACTCTTCACAAGATTGTTGTAACTTTCCCTATTTTTCAACAAAGACTTTCTAACGTTAGGATCAAAAGAGGTTAATAAACCTCGAGAGATAAAATTGTCAAACAATCTAGTCAAAGTACTCGATGTAGGTTCATCTATAAGAGCTATAGAACCAAAATGAAAGATATTAAATTTTTCATACTGCAAATTCGCTATGTCTTTTAATTCTAACCTCGTATCTGCAGCATCATCTCTATAAAATTCATATTCAGCCTTTCCTTGAGCATCAACTGCAGCAAAAGCCAAACAAGTTTTCAACCCCTCAGCCCTAAAAGAATAGTCAGTATTCACTCCATTTTCTTTTAAGTACTCAAAAAGAAATTTACCAAATTGATCCTGAGCTATCTTCGTTAAAAAAGAAACATCGGCACCTAACTTTGCAAGGCCTACAGCCACATTAAAAGGAGATCCTCCAGGTCGCTTCTCAAAAAGCCCACTTTCTCCAAGTCCTTTGTTAGGAGACTTCGATATAAAATCAAAGAGAATTTCACCCGCACAGAGAAT
Above is a genomic segment from Petrotoga miotherma DSM 10691 containing:
- a CDS encoding carbohydrate kinase family protein; amino-acid sequence: MAILCAGEILFDFISKSPNKGLGESGLFEKRPGGSPFNVAVGLAKLGADVSFLTKIAQDQFGKFLFEYLKENGVNTDYSFRAEGLKTCLAFAAVDAQGKAEYEFYRDDAADTRLELKDIANLQYEKFNIFHFGSIALIDEPTSSTLTRLFDNFISRGLLTSFDPNVRKSLLKNRESYNNLVKSIIKKVDILKMSDDDLFYITEKKDVEEAIRTLSIKEGSILFVTLGSEGSLVYKDGIIERVPGYKVKVVETVGCGDSFMAGILYKLRDLSKEDFYSISVEELVDYANFANKCAAVVATKQGAANAMPTLSEVRQFEFL